One Sciurus carolinensis chromosome 10, mSciCar1.2, whole genome shotgun sequence genomic window carries:
- the LOC124994298 gene encoding LOW QUALITY PROTEIN: vacuolar protein sorting-associated protein 35-like (The sequence of the model RefSeq protein was modified relative to this genomic sequence to represent the inferred CDS: substituted 2 bases at 2 genomic stop codons), with translation MRGVVIPTTQQSPQDEQENLLDEAIQVVKVQSFQMKRCLDKKKLMDALKHACNMLGELRTSMLSPKSYYELYTTISDELHYLEVYLKDEFAKGRKVADLYELVQYAGNIIPRFYLLITVGIVYVKSYPQNIFQKDILKDLVEMCHGVQHPLRDLFLRNYLLQCTRNILPDEGEPTDEETTGDISDSIDFVLLNFAEMNKLWVRMQHQGHSRDREKRERERQELRILVGTNLVCLSQLKGVNVERYKQIVLSGILEQVVNCRDALAQEYLMACFIQVFPDEFHLQTLNPFLQACAKLYQNVNVKNIIIALIDRLVLFAHQEDGPGIPADIKLFDIFSQQVATVIQSRQDMPLEDVVSLQVSLINLAMKCYPDQVDYVDKVLEITVEIFNLEHIATSSAVSKELTRLLKIPVDTYKNILTVLKLKHFHPLSLYFDYESRKSMSCYVLSTVLDYNTEIVSQDQVDSIMNLVFTLIQDQPDQPVEDPDPKDFADEQSLVGRFIYLLRSEDPDQQYLILNTAXKHFGAGGNQRICFTLPPLVFAAYQLAFXYKENSKVDDKWEKKCQKIFSFAHQTISALIKVELAELPLRIFLQGALAAREIGFENHETVAYEFMSQAFSLYEDEISDSKAQLTAITLIIGTFERMKCFSEKNHGPLRTHCALAASKLLKKPDQGRAVSTCAHLFWSGRNTDKNGETPRVERDVTKPWAAGREGAADPGARRVWEAPAASTARQRQRAGPPTLLQTKRRPDLVNAAALGLAGGPRTEHRPAQLAGGGAAELARADSPRSAGGGAGPRPSPSMRPEGNRGPALGLVRREVEQASG, from the exons ATGAGGGGAGTCGTCATACCTACAACACAGCAGTCACCTCAAGATGAGCAGGAAAACCTCTTGGATGAAGCCATACAGGTTGTGAAGGTTCAATCATTCCAGATGAAGAGATGCCTGGACAAAAAAAAGCTTATGGATGCTCTGAAACATGCTTGTAATATGCTTGGTGAACTCCGAACTTCTATGTTATCACCAAAGAGCTACTATGAACTTTATACGACTATTTCTGATGAACTGCATTACTTGGAGGTCTACCTGAAAGATGAATTTgctaaaggaagaaaagtggCAGATCTTTATGAGCTTGTACAGTATGCTGGGAACATTATTCCAAGGTTTTATCTATTGATCACAGTTGGCATTGTATATGTCAAATCAtatcctcaaaatatttttcaaaaagatattttgaaagatttGGTAGAAATGTGCCATGGTGTGCAGCATCCACTGAGGGATTTATTTCTTCGAAATTATCTTCTTCAGTGTACCAGAAACATTTTACCTGATGAAGGAGAgccaacagatgaagaaacaacaGGTGATATCAGTGATTCTATTGATTTTGTACTACTCAACTTTGCAGAAATGAACAAGCTCTGGGTGCGAATGCAGCATCAGGGACATAGTAGagatagagaaaaaagagaacgAGAAAGACAAGAACTAAGAATTTTAGTGGGAACAAATTTGGTGTGCCTCAGTCAGTTGAAAGGTGTAAATGTGGAACGTTACAAACAGATTGTATTGAGTGGTATATTGGAACAAGTTGTGAATTGTAGGGATGCTTTGGCTCAAGAATATCTCATGGCATGTTTTATTCAGGTTTTTCCTGATGAATTCCACCTCCAGACTTTGAATCCTTTTCTTCAGGCTTGTGCTAAGTTATACCAAAATGTAAATGTGAAAAACATAATCATTGCTTTGATTGATAGATTAGTTTTATTTGCTCATCAGGAAGATGGACCTGGAATTCCAGCAGATATTAAACTTTTTGACATATTTTCACAGCAAGTAGCTACAGTGATACAGTCTAGACAAGACATGCCTTTGGAGGATGTTGTATCTTTACAAGTCTCTCTCATTAATCTTGCCATGAAATGTTACCCTGATCAGGTGGATTACGTTGATAAAGTTCTAGAAATAACAGTGGAGATATTCAACCTTGAACATATTGCTACCAGTAGTGCAGTTTCAAAGGAACTCACCAGACTTTTGAAGATACCTGTTgatacttataaaaatattttaacagtcttgaaattaaaacatttccacCCACTCTCTTTGTACTTTGACTATGAGTCCAGAAAGAGCATGAGTTGTTATGTGCTTAGTACTGTTCTGGATTATAACACAGAAATTGTCTCTCAAGACCAGGTGGATTCCATAATGAATTTGGTATTCACATTGATTCAAGATCAGCCAGACCAACCTGTAGAAGACCCTGATCCAAAAGATTTTGCTGATGAGCAGAGCCTTGTGGGCCGATTCATTTATCTTCTGAGGTCTGAAGACCCTGATCAGCAGTACTTGATTTTAAACACagcatgaaaacattttggagcTGGGGGAAATCAGCGGATTTGCTTCACATTACCACCTTTGGTATTTGCAGCTTATCAGCTGGCTTTTTGATACAAAGAGAATTCTAAGGTGGAtgacaaatgggaaaagaaatgcCAGAAGATTTTTTCATTTGCTCACCAGACTATTAGTGCTTTGATCAAAGTAGAACTGGCAGAGTTACCCTTAAGAATTTTCCTTCAAGGAGCGCTAGCTGCTAGAGAAATTGGTTTTGAAAATCATGAAACAGTAGCATATGAATTTATGTCCCAGGCATTTTCTCTATATGAAGATGAAATTAGTGATTCCAAAGCACAGCTGACTGCCATCACCTTGATCATTGGTACTTTTGAGAGGATGAAGTGCTTCAGTGAAAAGAATCATGGACCCTTGAGGACTCATTGTGCACTTGCTGCATCCAAACTTCTGAAAAAACCAGATCAGGGCCGAGCTGTGAGCACCTGTGCACATCTCTTCTGGTCTGGGAGAAACACAGACAAAAATGGGGAG ACACCGCGGGTCGAGCGGGACGTGACTAAGCCCTGGGCCGCGGGCCGGGAGGGCGCGGCGGACCCAGGGGCCCGGAGGGTGTGGGAGG CGCCGGCTGCCAGTACAGCGAGGCAGCGACAGAGGGCCGGGCCCCCGACGCTCCTGCAGACAAAAAGAAGACCAGACCTCGTAAACGCCGCAGCTCTGGGCCTAGCAGGCGGGCCGCGTACTGAGCACCGCCCAGCGCAGCTCGCGGGAGGCGGGGCCGCTGAGCTGGCCCGTGCGGATTCGCCCCGCtcggccgggggcggggccgggccccgcccctccccgtCCATGCGCCCTGAAGGAAATCGGGGCCCTGCCCTAGGCCTGGTGCGGCGGGAGGTGGAGCAGGCGAGCGGCTGA
- the Ugdh gene encoding UDP-glucose 6-dehydrogenase, with the protein MFEIKKICCIGAGYVGGPTCSVIAHMCPEIRVTVVDVNESRINAWNSPTLPIYEPGLKEVVESCRGKNLFFSTNIDDAIKEADLVFISVNTPTKTYGMGKGRAADLKYIEACARRIVQNSNGYKIVTEKSTVPVRAAESIRRIFDANTKPNLNLQVLSNPEFLAEGTAIKDLKNPDRVLIGGDETPEGQRAVQALCAVYEHWVPREKILTTNTWSSELSKLAANAFLAQRISSINSISALCEATGADVEEVATAIGMDQRIGNKFLKASVGFGGSCFQKDVLNLVYLCEALNLPEVARYWQQVIDMNDYQRRRFASRIIDSLFNTVTDKKIAILGFAFKKDTGDTRESSSIYISKYLMDEGAHLHIYDPKVPREQIVVDLSHPGVSEDDQVSRLVTISKDPYEACDGAHAVVICTEWDMFKELDYERIHKKMLKPAFIFDGRRVLDGLHNELQTIGFQIETIGKKVSSKRIPYAPSGEIPKFSLQDPPNKKPKV; encoded by the exons ATGTTTGAAATTAAGAAGATCTGCTGCATCGGTGCTGGCTATGTTGGAGGACCCACATGTAGTGTCATTGCTCACATGTGCCCCGAAATCAGGGTAACAGTTGTTGATGTCAATGAATCAAGAATCAACGCATGGAATTCTCCTACTCTTCCTATTTATGAG CCAGGACTAAAAGAAGTGGTAGAATCCTGTCGaggaaaaaatctatttttttctacaaacatcGATGATGCCATCAAAGAAGCTGATCTGGTATTCATATCT GTGAACACTCCAACAAAAACCTATGGAATGGGGAAAGGCCGGGCAGCAGATCTGAAGTATATTGAAGCTTGTGCTAGACGCATTGTGCAAAACTCAAATGGGTACAAAATTGTGACTGAGAAAAGCACAGTCCCAGTGCGAGCAGCAGAAAGTATTCGTCGCATCTTTGATGCGAACACAAAACCCAACCTGAATTTACAG GTACTGTCCAACCCTGAGTTCTTGGCAGAAGGAACCGCAATCAAGGACCTAAAGAAcccagatagagtactaatcggAGGGGATGAGACTCCAGAGGGCCAGAGAGCTGTGCAGGCGCTGTGTGCTGTGTATGAGCACTGGGTTCCCAGAGAAAAGATTCTCACCACCAATACTTGGTCTTCAGAGCTTTCGAAACTG gcagcAAATGCTTTTCTTGCTCAGAGAATCAGCAGCATTAACTCCATAAGTGCTCTGTGTGAAGCAACAGGAGCTGATGTGGAAGAGGTAGCAACAGCCATTGGAATGGACCAGCGAATTGGAAATAAGTTTCTAAAAGCCAGTGTTg GTTTTGGTGGGAGCTGCTTCCAAAAGGATGTTCTAAATTTGGTTTATCTCTGTGAGGCTCTGAATTTGCCAGAAGTAGCTCGTTATTGGCAGCAG GTCATAGACATGAATGACTACCAGAGGAGGAGGTTTGCTTCTCGGATCATAGATAGTCTGTTTAATACAGTGACTGATAAGAAGATAGCAATTTTGGGGTTTGCATTCAAAAAGGACACTGGTGATACAAG AGAATCCTCCAGTATATATATTAGTAAATATCTGATGGATGAAGGTGCACACCTCCATATATATGATCCAAAAGTACCCAGGGAACAAATAGTTGTGGATCTTTCTCACCCAGGTGTTTCAGAGGATGACCAAG TGTCTCGACTTGTGACCATTTCCAAGGATCCATATGAAGCATGTGATGGTGCCCATGCTGTTGTTATTTGCACTGAGTGGGACATGTTTAAG GAATTGGATTATGAACGCATTCATAAAAAAATGCTGAAGCCTGCCTTTATCTTTGATGGACGACGTGTCCTGGATGGGCTGCACAATGAACTACAAACCATTGGCTTCCAG atTGAAACAATTGGTAAGAAGGTATCTTCAAAGAGAATTCCATATGCTCCTTCTGGTGAAATTCCAAAGTTTAGTCTTCAGGATCCACCTAACAAGAAACCTAAAGTGTAG